GAGATCTCGTTGGCGCAACGTCAGATCGCCGCCATGCGCATCCGCAGTTCCAGCCCGACACAGTTGGTGTCAGAGCTGTCCGGCGGCAACCAGCAGAAGGTCGTGATCGGCCGTTGGCTGGAACGCGATTGTGCGGTGCTGTTGTTCGACGAGCCAACGCGCGGTATCGACGTCGGTGCCAAGTTCGACATTTATGCCTTGCTCGGGGAACTCACTCGCCAGGGTAAAGCGCTGGTGGTGGTGTCCAGTGACCTGCGTGAATTGATGCTGATCTGCGACCGGATCGGCGTGCTGTCGGCAGGGCGTCTGATCGACACCTTCGAGCGCGACAGCTGGACCCAGGATGATTTGCTTGCCGCCGCGTTCGCCGGCTACCAAAAACGTGATGCGTTGCTCAACGAAGCAGCGCCTAGGGATCTCCCATGAAAACTGCATCTCCTGCCGGCAAACGTAGTGGCAATTTTTACGGACTGGGCACCTATCTGGGGCTCGCCGGTGCCTTGCTGGCAATGATCGCGCTGTTCTCGGTCTTGAGCAGCCACTTTTTGTCCTATAACACCTTCAGTACGCTGGCCAACCAGATCCCCGATCTGATGGTGCTGGCGGTCGGCATGACCTTCGTGCTGATCATCGGAGGCATCGATCTCTCGGTCGGTTCGGTGCTCGCGTTGGCAGCATCGACGGTAAGCGTGGCCATGCTCGGCTGGGGCTGGAGCGTGTTACCGGCGGCATTGCTCGGCATGGCGGTTGCGGCGCTGGCCGGCACCATTACCGGTTCGATCACCGTGGCTTGGCGGATTCCATCGTTCATCGTTTCTCTTGGTGTGCTGGAAATGGCCCGCGGTCTGGCGTACCAGATGACCGGTTCACGTACGGCTTACATTGGCGATTCGTTTGCCTGGCTGTCGAACCCGATCGCTTTCGGCATCTCGCCGTCGTTCATCATTGCCTTGCTGGTGATCTTCATTGCACAAGCGGTTTTGACGCGCACGGTGTTCGGCCGTTACCTGATCGGCATCGGCACCAACGAAGAGGCGGTGCGTCTGGCCGGGATCAACCCGAAACCCTACAAGATTCTGGTGTTCAGCCTGATGGGCCTGCTGGCCGGTATCGCTGCGCTGTTTCAGATTTCTCGTCTTGAAGCGGCTGACCCGAATGCCGGCTCCGGTCTGGAGCTGCAAGTGATCGCCGCTGTAGTCATTGGCGGTACCAGCCTGATGGGCGGGCGTGGTTCGGTGATCAGCACATTCTTCGGCGTATTGATCATTTCCGTACTGGCGGCCGGTCTGGCTCAGATCGGTGCAACCGAACCGACCAAGCGCATCATCACTGGCGCCGTGATCGTCATTGCGGTAGTGCTCGATACTTATCGCAGCCAGCGCGCCAGTCGGCGGGGCTGAGACATGGCGACGATCAAGGATGTAGCGGCGCTCGCGGGAATTTCCTATACGACCGTGTCTCATGTTGTGAACAACACCCGCCCGGTCAGCCAGGAGGTACGGCTGAAAGTCGAAGCGGCCATCAAGACCCTGGACTATGTACCGAGCGCGGTGGCGCGTTCGCTGAAAGCAAAGACCACTGCAACTATTGGCCTCTTGGTGCCCAACAGCCTCAACCCGTACTTTGCCGAGCTGGCGCGGGGCATTGAGGATTACTGTGAGCGTAACGGCTACTGCGTGATTCTCTGCAACTCCGATGACAACCCTGAGAAACAGCGCAGCTATTTACGTGTGCTGCTGGAGAAACGCATCGATGGTCTGATCGTCGCCTCAGCCGGCGGTGACAGTGGCCTGGCCCAAGGGTTGGCCGGTGTGAAGACACCAATGGTGATTGTCGACCGCGGCCTGGATGGCGTGGATGCGGATCTGGTACGCATCGATCATGAGTACGGCGCTTACCTCGCCACCCGGCATCTGCTGGAGCTTGGTCATCGCGACATCGCGACTATCGGCGGCCCGGCGAGCACCAGCGTGGCGCAGATGCGTCAAGCCGGATATTGCCGTGCACTGAAAGAGGCGGGTATAGACGTACGCCCGGCGCGCATGCTGGAAAGTGATTTCACCAGCACTGGGGGTTACAACGCAGCTGCGATCCTGCTCGAAAAGAATCCGCCGAGTGCGATTTTTGCCGGTAACGACATGATCGGTATCGGTGTGTTGCGCGCGGCGGCAGAGCGCAACGTACGGGTGCCGACCGAGCTTTCGGTGATCGGCTTCGACGATATCCAGATGAGTCGTTACGTTTACCCGGCGCTGACCACCGTCGGCCAATCGATTCTGCAACTGGGCGAGATGGCGGCCGAAGTGTTGCTGCGAAGGATTGCTACCCCGAGTCTGGGCACTGATCAACGAATCGTGACCCCGAGTATTGTCTTGCGCGAGTCGACCGCGCCGCTGTCCGGCGTGTTCACCGAATACCGCTGAAACCGAATTGACGAGTAATGATGTATGCCAGCAAATGTAGTGGTAATAGGCAGCCTGAACATGGACCTGGTGACCCGGGCGCCACGGTTGCCCCGGGGTGGAGAAACCCTGATCGGTCATTCGTTTACCACCGTATCTGGTGGCAAGGGCGCCAATCAGGCCGTGGCTGCAGCGCGATTGGGCGCGCAAGTGGCGATGGTTGGTTGTGTTGGCAACGATGATTACGGCGTGCAACTGCGTGACGCCTTGTTGGCTGAGCAGATTGACTGTCAGGCGGTGAGCGTTGTCGAGGATTCCAGTGGTGTTGCGCTGATCGTGGTCGATGACAACAGTCAGAACGCTATTGTGATTGTCGCCGGAGCCAACGGCGCAATGACGCCTGGGGTGATCGACCGGTTCGACCCGGTTTTGCAGGCCGCTGAGGTTGTCATCTGCCAGCTCGAGATCCCGGATGCAACGGTGGGCCATGCGCTCAAACGCGCACATGCGCTGGGCAAGACCGTCATTCTCAATCCGGCCCCCGCCAGCCGTCCATTGCCGAGCGACTGGTTCGCGGCCATCGATTATCTGATTCCCAATGAAAGCGAAGCTGCCGCGTTAAGCGGCTTGCCGGTCGACTCGCTGGACACCGCGAAAAGCGCGGCGAGTCACTTGATCGCGATGGGGGCTGGCAAAGTCATCATCACTCTCGGCGCTGAGGGTTCGTTATTCGCCGACGGCAAAGGTTTCGAGCATTTCCCCGCTCCGAAAGTGAAAGCTGTCGATACCACGGCGGCGGGGGACACTTTCGTCGGTGGTTTCGCCGCTGCGCTGGCCGCTGGCAAGTCTGAGGCCGAAGCGATTCGCTACGGACAGATTGCCGCCGCATTGTCAGTGACTCGCGCCGGTGCGCAGCCATCTATCCCAACAATGTCCGACGTACAGGCGTTTAAACCCGCATGAAAAAGACTCCATTGCTCAACGTTGCGTTATCGCGGCTGATTGCCTCTCTGGGGCATGGCGACATGGTGGTCATTGGTGATGCCGGATTGCCGGTGCCGCCCGGTGTCGAACTGATCGATCTGGCGCTGACCCATGGTGTCCCTGATTTCGTCAGCACGCTGAAAGTCGTGCTCAGCGAAATGCAGGTAGAAAGTCATGTGCTGGCCAAAGAGATCTTCGACAAGCAGCCTACAGCGCTGATCACGCTGGACGAGCTGAATGAAGAGGGCGCCCTGGGTCGTCGGGATCTGGTCAGTCACGAGCAATTCAAGGTTCTCAGCCGACAGGCACGGGCGATTGTTCGTACAGGCGAATGTCAGCCGTACTGCAACATCGTTCTGTTGGCAGGTGTTACGTTCTAACTTTCGATTTCACATGCACAAGGAATGCGCTATGCAACGCTATGCTCAAAAACTGCATCAACTGATCCGGAGTCTGCTGCTTTTGTCCGTGATAACTGCAACCGGCGCTCATGCGGCGGAAAAAATCGACCTGATCATCGATACAGACCCAGGTGCCGACGATGTGGTCGCCTTGCTGTTCGCGCTGGCCTCGCCGGACGAACTGAACATTCGTGCGCTGACCACCGTGGCCGGCAACGTGCGTCTCGACAAGACTTCGCGTAACGCGCGTCTGGCTCGTGAGTGGGCGGGGCGCGAGGATGTGCCGGTCTATGCTGGCGCACCGAAGCCGCTGATGCGTACGCCGATCTACGCCGAGAACATCCATGGCAAGGAAGGCCTGTCGGGTGTCACCGTACACGAACCGAAAAAAGGCCTGGCTGAAGGCAATGCGGTCAATTATCTGATCGACACCCTTAAAAAAGCCAAGCCGCACAGCATCACCATCGCTATGCTCGGCCCGCAAACCAACCTGGCGCTTGCGTTGATCCAGGAACCGGAAATTGTCCAGGGCATCAAGGAAGTGGTGATCATGGGGGGGGCGCACTTTAATGGTGGCAACATCACCCCGGTGGCTGAATTCAACCTGTTTGCCGATCCGCAAGCGGCAGAAGTGGTGCTCAAGAGCGGCGTCAAGCTGACCTATCTGCCACTGGACGTGACCCACAAGATTCTCACCAGTGATGCGCGCCTGAAGCAGATTGCCGCGCTGAACAATAACGCGAGCAAAATTGTCGGCGACATCCTAAACGAATACATCAAAGGCGATATGGAGCACTACGGCATTCCGGGCGGCCCGGTGCATGACGCCACCGTCGTGGCTTATCTGCTCAAGCCCGAACTCTTCACCGGTCGTTCGGTGAATGTCGTGGTTGATAGTCGTGAAGGCCCGACTTTCGGTCAGACCATTGTCGATTGGTATGACGGCCTCAAGGCACCGAAGAATGCCTTCTGGGTGGAAAATGGCGATGCCCAGGGTTTCTTTGATCTGTTGACCGAGCGCCTGAAGCGCCTGAAGTAAATGAGCGACCCGCAGGTGCCAGCCTGCGGGTTTTTTATTCTCCCTGCGCTTGTTCGACCTGCTCGGTCGGATACCTTTCGAAAATCTGCTGGATGAAATGCTGGGCCGCTTGTGTTCCCAGATCCTTGACCAGAAGATCAATACCAATCAGCGCCAACTCTTCTGTGGTTCCCGGGCTGTAGGAGCTGTGTCCGTCGGCCCATTTGGCTTTGATGTCGGCTTCGATGCTTAGGCTGGTCATGATGAGGCTCGGAAAGTCGGGAGGTCTGTGCGTCGAGTTAACCATTTTGTCGGGCGTTTGGCACTGCGACTTAGGCATGAGCGGAGCGCTATGCGACACTTGGTCTTTTCCGGCTTATCCAAGGATTGTGCTGTGCAGATCGATTTGAATACCCCTGATGGCCTTACGCTTGATGCTGTGCGTCGATTGCTGGCTTCGGCCAGCGATGATGAACACACGCAGTTGCGAGTGACCAAGGGCGGTATCGCTTACATCTCTTCTGGTGTGACGGGCGGGCAGGACATCGATGGCTTGTTGTTTCGCCTGGAAACCTGGGCCAAGGGGTCGGGTTACGTTGGCAATGTCGCGGCCAGTGACGACGTGTGGGTGATGCAGATTTTCAACGCGCTCAAGGACAACTGGCCGAATCCGCCATATGACTACATTGACGTTTACTGAGCTCGTTAATATTCAGTCACGATTGATTGATGAGTGGCCCTCGCCGCTCAGGCACACTCGGCGTTTTTCCGATTGTGTGGCCGGGTGATGGCATTTGTCATGAAACCAAACGTCTGATCGGCGGTCGCACGATCTCAGCTAACTATTTGAAAACAAGGAGGCTTCATGCCTTTGAAGTTCGCATCACTGGGTGCACTAATGGCCGTTACCATGTTGGCCGGTTGCAGCACAACCTCCAGCGAGTCGGCAAAGGATCCTGTGGCAACCGAAGCCGGTCATAGCCGCTGTGAAGCAACGGCAGCGGAGTTCGCCATTGGCAAGAAAGCTTCGCCTGCCCTGTTGGAGCAGGCTCGCGCCAAGGCCGGTGCGCAAAACGCCCGATTCCTCAAGCCAGACGACATGATCACTCTGGAATATCGTTCTGATCGCTTGAACCTGAATACCGACAACAGTCTCGTGGTGACTCGCGTCAACTGCGGCTGATAGCCGGCAGCTTTTGTTTCAGGCATAAAAAACCCCGTCACATGGACGGGGTTTTTTTAGTGCGCCGAGAAATTACTCTGGGCGAACCTGTGCAGCTTGCATACCCTTTTGGCCTTTCTCAGCCACGAAGGAAACGGTCTGGCCTTCTTTCAGGCTTTTGAAACCGTCGCTTTCGATAGCTTTGAAGTGTACGAACAGGTCGTCACCGCCACCTTGAGGAGTGATGAAGCCGAAGCCTTTTTCATCGTTGAACCACTTAACGGTGCCGGTTTGGCGATTAGACATGGTGTATCTCCAAGAAACATATATTTTTCAGTACTGTGCTGCTCAGGCCAACTGGGCACACCCGGGTATCATAGTCGAAATGTTCGCTTTGGGAGCCCCCCGGACGTGCTGTTTGCCAATCAGTCGTGTTTTCTTTACTGCCTGTTTCCGCTGAAAGCCCCGGTTTGAAAGGCTTTGAGCGAAAAATAAAGACAATAAAAAAACCTGTAAAACCTGCATAAAACGTCCGAAAAGGCTCAATTACCGCCTTTTTTACGGGCGCCGAGTCCTGTCACGACGCGTTTTTAATTACTTTTTCGCCGGGGTATTGGCCTTGCATTTGGCGATTTGGCCCAGCGCTTTCTGCTGCAGTTCAGGGGTGGCCTTATTATCCATCAGCGCCTGAATGTCGCCGGCAGGGTAAGACTTGATTGCATCGGCGCCACAGGCACAGTGTGATTTGGCGGCAGCGGCGCCAATCTGCGGAGTCGCCGCCTGAGTGCACTGCGCCATGTATTTTTCACGCTCGCCCTTCGGCCAATCGGCGTGAGCGCTCAGCGGCAGCAGCAGAACAATGGGGGCGACTACAGCGAACAGGGTATTCAGACGCATGCGAGGATGCTCCTTTTGGGTCAATGTCTTGTTATCTGAGGGCATAAAGGCCCATCAAGTTCAGCACTCTGGCATAAAAGCGGACGATTTGCCTTCTGGTGAAACAGAGGCATTAAGTGCCCGCTCATCTGTGCTAGCATGCCGGGCTCAAGCGTTCACAGGCTTCGGATGGCTTTCAGTCCCGGCGGCGGTCAACGTGCGAATATTCTGATTTGAATCCCAGTCACTCTGGTTCGGTTTTCCGGTTGGCCGCAAGGCTCCTGCCGCTGTAAGGCAGGCGTTCGTCATTGAATGGCCTGGATCGGATCTTGTACTGGCTCATCCCAACCCACGTGACCTTTGGTAGGGGTCACCACTAGGAGAGGAGGCGCCATGCCAACTATTACTCTTCCCGACGGCAGTCAACGTTCATTCGATCACCCGGTTTCCGTAGCCGAGGTCGCCGCATCCATTGGTGCAGGTCTGGCCAAAGCCACCGTAGCCGGCAAGGTCAATGGCAAGCTGGTTGACGCCAGCGACATCATCGACAGCGACGCTACGCTGCAAATCATCACGCCAAAGGATGAAGAGGGGCTGGAGATCATTCGCCACTCTTGCGCCCACCTGGTTGGTCACGCGGTCAAGCAGTTGTACCCGACCGCCAAAATGGTGATCGGACCGGTCATCGACGAAGGCTTCTATTACGACATCGCCTTCGAACGTCCTTTTACTCCGGACGACATGGCGGCCATCGAACAGCGCATGCAGCAGCTGATCGAGAAAGATTACGACGTCATCAAGAAAGTCACTCCGCGCGCCGAAGTGATCGAAGTGTTCAAGGCCCGCGGCGAAGACTACAAGCTGCGCCTGGTCGAAGACATGCCGAATGAACAGGCCATGGGTCTGTACTATCACGAAGAATACGTCGACATGTGCCGCGGCCCGCACGTGCCGAACACGCGCTTCCTGAAATCCTTCAAGTTGACCAAGTTGTCCGGTGCCTACTGGCGCGGCGACGCCAAGAACGAGCAACTGCAGCGCGTTTACGGCACCGCCTGGGCGGATAAGAAGCAGTTGGCTGCGTACATCCAGCGCATCGAAGAAGCTGAAAAGCGCGATCACCGCAAGATCGGCAAGCGTCTGGGACTGTTCCATACCCAGGAAGAAGCGCCGGGCATGGTGTTCTGGCATCCGAATGGCTGGACCCTGTACCAAGTGCTCGAGCAGTACATGCGCAAAGTGCAGCGTGACAACGGCTACCTTGAGATCAAGACGCCTCAAGTGGTTGACCGTAGCCTGTGGGAAAAATCCGGGCACTGGGCCAACTACGCCGACAATATGTTCACCACGCAGTCTGAAAGCCGCGACTACGCCATCAAGCCGATGAACTGCCCGTGCCACGTGCAGGTGTTCAATCAGGGCTTGAAGAGCTACCGCGAGCTCCCAATGCGCTTGGCCGAGTTCGGTGCGTGCCACCGTAACGAGCCTTCGGGTGCGCTGCACGGCATCATGCGTGTGCGCGGGTTCACTCAGGACGACGCTCACATCTTCTGTACTGAAGAGCAGATGCAGGCTGAATCCGCAGCATTCATCAAGCTGACCATGGATGTTTATCGTGACTTCGGCTTTACCGATGTCGAGATGAAGCTGTCCACTCGTCCGGAAAAACGCGTCGGTTCCGATGAGCTGTGGGATCGCGCCGAAGCTGCATTGGCTGCAGCCCTTGATTCTGCGGGCTTGCCGTACGATCTGCAGCCGGGTGAGGGTGCGTTCTACGGTCCGAAGATCGAATTTTCGCTGAAAGATTGCCTCGGTCGCGTGTGGCAGTGTGGTACCTTGCAGCTCGATTTTAACCTGCCTGTCCGTTTGGGCGCTGAATACGTCTCCGAAGACAACAGCCGCAAACACCCAGTGATGTTGCACCGCGCGATCCTTGGTTCCTTCGAACGTTTCGTCGGGATTCTGATCGAGCACTACGAAGGTGCGTTCCCTGCCTGGCTGGCGCCAACCCAGGCAGTGGTCATGAATATCACTGATAAACAGGCAGATTTTGTTGCAGAAGTTGAAAAAACTCTCAACGAAAGCGGATTTCGTGCCAAGTCCGACTTGAGAAATGAAAAGATCGGCTTTAAAATCCGCGAGCATACTTTGCTCAAGGTTCCCTATCTCTTGGTTATCGGAGATAAGGAAGTCGAGATGCAGACTGTCGCTGTGCGTACTCGTGAAGGTGCTGACCTGGGCTCAATGCCCGTCGCCCAGTTCGCTGAGTTTCTCGCGCAAGCGGTTTCCCGGCGTGGTCGCCCAGATTCGGAGTAATTATTATTAAGCGTGAAATGAGACAAGATAAACGAGCTGCACCGAAAGCCCCGATCAACGAGAATATCTCGGCACGCGAGGTTCGGTTAATTGGTGCTGAAGGTGAACAGCTTGGGATTGTGTCAATTGAAGACGCGCTTCTTAAGGCTGAAGAGGCCAAACTGGATTTGGTGGAAATTTCCGCCGATGCAGTACCCCCTGTTTGCAAGCTGATGGACTACGGCAAATCGATCTTCGAAAAGAAGAAACAGGTTGCCGCTGCAAAGAAAAACCAGAAGCAGATTCAGGTTAAAGAAATCAAGTTTCGTCCAGGGACGGAGGAAGGGGATTACCAGGTAAAACTGCGCAACCTGGTACGTTTCCTGAGTGATGGGGACAGGGCCAAGGTATCCTTGCGATTCCGCGGCCGTGAGATGGCCCACCAGGAGCTGGGGATGGAACTCCTCAAGCGGGTTGAAGCTGACCTGCTCGAGTACGGTTCGGTCGAACAGCATCCTAAGATGGAAGGACGCCAGCTGATCATGGTCATCGCCCCGAAAAAGAAGAAGTAATCAACAGGGCACGGCAGGCCTTCTGATTATGTTTATCAACTGAATGCGGAGTATCCGAACATGCCAAAAATGAAAACCAAAAGTGGTGCTGCTAAGCGGTTTCTGAAAACTGCTAACGGTATCAAGCACAAGCACGCTTTCAAGAGCCACATCCTGACTAAAATGTCGACCAAGCGTAAGCGTCAACTGCGCGGTAGCAGCTTGCTGCATCCGTCTGACGTGGCAAAAGTCGAGCGCATGCTGCGCCTTCGTTAATTTTAGTCAAGAATAGAGGAAGTAACTCATGGCTCGTGTAAAGCGTGGCGTCATTGCCCGTAAGCGTCACAAAAAAATTCTGAAACTTGCTAAAGGCTACTACGGCGCACGCTCCCGCGTATTCCGTGTTGCCAAGCAAGCGGTAATCAAGGCAGGCCAATACGCCTACCGTGACCGTCGTCAGAAAAAACGTCAGTTCCGCGCTCTGTGGATCGCTCGTATCAACGCTGGTGCTCGTGTTAACGGTCTGTCCTACAGCCGTTTCATCGCTGGCCTGAAAAAAGCGTCCATCGAGATCGACCGTAAGGTTCTGGCTGATCTGGCAGTGAACGAAAAAGCGGTGTTTGCTGCGATTGTCGAGAAAGCTAAAGCCACCTTGGCTTAAGTACCCCCGACAATCACCCGGCCTCACTTCCGTGGGGCCAGGTGGTAAACGTCTTAAATAGGGGAAGAGCCTTCAAGCTCTTCCCCTATTTTGTATCTGGAGTCTGTACATGGAAAACCTGGATGCGCTGGTCTCTCAAGCACTAGAGGCTGTGCAAAGCGCTGAAGATATCAATGCCCTGGAGCAAATCCGGGTTCAATACCTTGGTAAAAAGGGCGAATTGACTCAGGTGATGAAGACCCTGGGGAATTTGCCGGCAGAAGAGCGTCCGCAAGTCGGCGCGCTGATCAACGTTGCCAAGGAACGTGTTACAGGCGTTCTCAATGCGCGCATGGCGCTGTTTGAGGAAGCCGAACTGGCTGCCAAACTGTCTGCCGAATCCATTGATGTGACGTTGCCGGGCCGTGGCCAGACCTCCGGTGGTCTGCATCCGGTTACCCGGACTCTGGAACGTGTCGAACAGTTCTTCACTCGCATTGGGTACGGCATCGCCGAAGGCCCTGAAGTCGAAGACGACTATCACAACTTTGAAGCGCTCAACATCCCAGGCCATCACCCGGCCCGGTCGATGCACGACACCTTCTATTTCAATGCAAACATGCTGCTGCGCACCCATACCTCGCCGGTACAGGTCCGCACCATGGAATCGAAGCAGCCGCCGATCCGCATTGTCTGCCCAGGCCGTGTTTACCGTAGCGACTCCGATATCACCCACTCGCCGATGTTCCACCAGGTCGAAGGCCTGCTGGTTGATCGCGATATCAATTTTGCCGATCTCAAAGGCACCATCGAAGAATTCCTGCGTGTGTTCTTCGAGAAAGAACTGGCTGTACGTTTCCGTCCTTCGTACTTCCCGTTCACCGAGCCGTCCGCTGAAGTCGACATGGAATGCGTGATGTGCAGCGGTAAAGG
The sequence above is drawn from the Pseudomonas sp. FP2196 genome and encodes:
- a CDS encoding cold-shock protein — its product is MSNRQTGTVKWFNDEKGFGFITPQGGGDDLFVHFKAIESDGFKSLKEGQTVSFVAEKGQKGMQAAQVRPE
- a CDS encoding ABC transporter permease, whose product is MKTASPAGKRSGNFYGLGTYLGLAGALLAMIALFSVLSSHFLSYNTFSTLANQIPDLMVLAVGMTFVLIIGGIDLSVGSVLALAASTVSVAMLGWGWSVLPAALLGMAVAALAGTITGSITVAWRIPSFIVSLGVLEMARGLAYQMTGSRTAYIGDSFAWLSNPIAFGISPSFIIALLVIFIAQAVLTRTVFGRYLIGIGTNEEAVRLAGINPKPYKILVFSLMGLLAGIAALFQISRLEAADPNAGSGLELQVIAAVVIGGTSLMGGRGSVISTFFGVLIISVLAAGLAQIGATEPTKRIITGAVIVIAVVLDTYRSQRASRRG
- the rplT gene encoding 50S ribosomal protein L20; its protein translation is MARVKRGVIARKRHKKILKLAKGYYGARSRVFRVAKQAVIKAGQYAYRDRRQKKRQFRALWIARINAGARVNGLSYSRFIAGLKKASIEIDRKVLADLAVNEKAVFAAIVEKAKATLA
- a CDS encoding LacI family DNA-binding transcriptional regulator is translated as MATIKDVAALAGISYTTVSHVVNNTRPVSQEVRLKVEAAIKTLDYVPSAVARSLKAKTTATIGLLVPNSLNPYFAELARGIEDYCERNGYCVILCNSDDNPEKQRSYLRVLLEKRIDGLIVASAGGDSGLAQGLAGVKTPMVIVDRGLDGVDADLVRIDHEYGAYLATRHLLELGHRDIATIGGPASTSVAQMRQAGYCRALKEAGIDVRPARMLESDFTSTGGYNAAAILLEKNPPSAIFAGNDMIGIGVLRAAAERNVRVPTELSVIGFDDIQMSRYVYPALTTVGQSILQLGEMAAEVLLRRIATPSLGTDQRIVTPSIVLRESTAPLSGVFTEYR
- a CDS encoding I78 family peptidase inhibitor — translated: MPLKFASLGALMAVTMLAGCSTTSSESAKDPVATEAGHSRCEATAAEFAIGKKASPALLEQARAKAGAQNARFLKPDDMITLEYRSDRLNLNTDNSLVVTRVNCG
- a CDS encoding nucleoside hydrolase; the protein is MQRYAQKLHQLIRSLLLLSVITATGAHAAEKIDLIIDTDPGADDVVALLFALASPDELNIRALTTVAGNVRLDKTSRNARLAREWAGREDVPVYAGAPKPLMRTPIYAENIHGKEGLSGVTVHEPKKGLAEGNAVNYLIDTLKKAKPHSITIAMLGPQTNLALALIQEPEIVQGIKEVVIMGGAHFNGGNITPVAEFNLFADPQAAEVVLKSGVKLTYLPLDVTHKILTSDARLKQIAALNNNASKIVGDILNEYIKGDMEHYGIPGGPVHDATVVAYLLKPELFTGRSVNVVVDSREGPTFGQTIVDWYDGLKAPKNAFWVENGDAQGFFDLLTERLKRLK
- the rpmI gene encoding 50S ribosomal protein L35 — its product is MPKMKTKSGAAKRFLKTANGIKHKHAFKSHILTKMSTKRKRQLRGSSLLHPSDVAKVERMLRLR
- the pheS gene encoding phenylalanine--tRNA ligase subunit alpha, with the translated sequence MENLDALVSQALEAVQSAEDINALEQIRVQYLGKKGELTQVMKTLGNLPAEERPQVGALINVAKERVTGVLNARMALFEEAELAAKLSAESIDVTLPGRGQTSGGLHPVTRTLERVEQFFTRIGYGIAEGPEVEDDYHNFEALNIPGHHPARSMHDTFYFNANMLLRTHTSPVQVRTMESKQPPIRIVCPGRVYRSDSDITHSPMFHQVEGLLVDRDINFADLKGTIEEFLRVFFEKELAVRFRPSYFPFTEPSAEVDMECVMCSGKGCRVCKQTGWLEVMGCGMVHPNVLRMSGIDPEEFSGFAFGMGVERLAMLRYGVNDLRLFFDNDLRFLAQFR
- the rbsD gene encoding D-ribose pyranase, producing MKKTPLLNVALSRLIASLGHGDMVVIGDAGLPVPPGVELIDLALTHGVPDFVSTLKVVLSEMQVESHVLAKEIFDKQPTALITLDELNEEGALGRRDLVSHEQFKVLSRQARAIVRTGECQPYCNIVLLAGVTF
- the thrS gene encoding threonine--tRNA ligase, giving the protein MPTITLPDGSQRSFDHPVSVAEVAASIGAGLAKATVAGKVNGKLVDASDIIDSDATLQIITPKDEEGLEIIRHSCAHLVGHAVKQLYPTAKMVIGPVIDEGFYYDIAFERPFTPDDMAAIEQRMQQLIEKDYDVIKKVTPRAEVIEVFKARGEDYKLRLVEDMPNEQAMGLYYHEEYVDMCRGPHVPNTRFLKSFKLTKLSGAYWRGDAKNEQLQRVYGTAWADKKQLAAYIQRIEEAEKRDHRKIGKRLGLFHTQEEAPGMVFWHPNGWTLYQVLEQYMRKVQRDNGYLEIKTPQVVDRSLWEKSGHWANYADNMFTTQSESRDYAIKPMNCPCHVQVFNQGLKSYRELPMRLAEFGACHRNEPSGALHGIMRVRGFTQDDAHIFCTEEQMQAESAAFIKLTMDVYRDFGFTDVEMKLSTRPEKRVGSDELWDRAEAALAAALDSAGLPYDLQPGEGAFYGPKIEFSLKDCLGRVWQCGTLQLDFNLPVRLGAEYVSEDNSRKHPVMLHRAILGSFERFVGILIEHYEGAFPAWLAPTQAVVMNITDKQADFVAEVEKTLNESGFRAKSDLRNEKIGFKIREHTLLKVPYLLVIGDKEVEMQTVAVRTREGADLGSMPVAQFAEFLAQAVSRRGRPDSE
- the rbsK gene encoding ribokinase, yielding MPANVVVIGSLNMDLVTRAPRLPRGGETLIGHSFTTVSGGKGANQAVAAARLGAQVAMVGCVGNDDYGVQLRDALLAEQIDCQAVSVVEDSSGVALIVVDDNSQNAIVIVAGANGAMTPGVIDRFDPVLQAAEVVICQLEIPDATVGHALKRAHALGKTVILNPAPASRPLPSDWFAAIDYLIPNESEAAALSGLPVDSLDTAKSAASHLIAMGAGKVIITLGAEGSLFADGKGFEHFPAPKVKAVDTTAAGDTFVGGFAAALAAGKSEAEAIRYGQIAAALSVTRAGAQPSIPTMSDVQAFKPA
- the infC gene encoding translation initiation factor IF-3; its protein translation is MIIKREMRQDKRAAPKAPINENISAREVRLIGAEGEQLGIVSIEDALLKAEEAKLDLVEISADAVPPVCKLMDYGKSIFEKKKQVAAAKKNQKQIQVKEIKFRPGTEEGDYQVKLRNLVRFLSDGDRAKVSLRFRGREMAHQELGMELLKRVEADLLEYGSVEQHPKMEGRQLIMVIAPKKKK